The Brevibacillus humidisoli DNA segment CGATTCGCACAGCAGAGACGAGCGGAGCAGACATCATCTTTGCTACTGATCCCGATGCTGATCGTCTGGGGATCATGGGACGAAATGACCAGGGAGAATACGTTCTGTTTAACGGAAATCAAATCGGCGCCTTGCTCCTCTCCTACGTGCTGGAGAGAAAAAACCAGCTTGGGGTGCTGCCGCAAAACGGTGTGATGCTGAAGACGATTGTCACTTCCGATTTGGGACGCGCCATTGCCGCTGCTTACGGAATCGAGACCTGTGAGACCCTGACCGGATTCAAGTACATCGCCGAAAAAGTCGCACAGTTGGGCGCGCGTGGAAGCCACTCATTCCTCTTTGGCTATGAGGAAAGCTGCGGTTACCTAATCGGTGATTTTGTTCTGGACAAGGATGCTGTACAAACGGCATACCTCGCCGCCGAGATGGCCCTCTATTTTCACGCAAAAGGACAGACGCTCTACCAAGCACTGCAGGAAATCTATCAAACGTACGGTTACTACCGGGAAGAGCAGCTGTCCGTCATGTTCCAGGGAAGTGATGGAGCCGAGCAAATGAACCAACTGATGAGCTGTCTTCGTCAACAGGCGGTGGAAGAGTATCAGGCAGCCCGTACCTCCGGCATTGCGATCAAGTCAATCAAGGATTATGCAAACGGTCTGGATGGGCAGCCACCAGCCAATGTGCTAACCTACATGCTGGCTGACGGCAGCGCGATCACCTTTCGCCCATCGGGTACGGAGCCCAAACTAAAGGTGTATCTCCGGACCACAGATCGCACTCAGCAAGCGGCTGAGGCCAAGCTGTTGCAGTTACAAGCGATTGCCAACGGGATGCTTTCCTAAAAGAAAGGCGGATATCTGCCTCCTATCCGCCTCTTCCCTATGCTTATTTTTTTGCAACGTATTTTCTGATATCAAAGGCGACGGCAGCCACGATGATCAGACCTTTGATGATCAACTGCCAGTATGGGTTGACACCGATAAACGTCAGCCCATAGTTGATCACCCCGAAGATCAGAACGCCCGCGACAATCCCTGCAACCGTACCAATTCCTCCCGAAGTGGAGACTCCGCCCACCACGCAGGCAGCGATCGCATCAAGCTCGTACATGTTGCCGTAGTTGTTGGTCGCCCCACCGGTTCTGGCTGCTTCCAGCACGCCACCAAGACCGTACAAGGCGCCAGCAAAGGCATAAATGACCATCAGGTTGCGAGCCACATCAATTCCCGAAACGGTAGCCGCCTGCACATTTCCGCCGATCGCGTACATGTTTTTGCCCAACCGCGTTTTATTGAATACGATCCAGACCAAGAAACAGACTGCCGCGGCGATAAGCACAATATAGGGCAATGAATAAGGGCCGTTCGGTCCGATAAAACCTGTCCCCAGATTGGAGAAATCCTCACGCAGTCCGCCAATCGGCTGGGATTGGTTCGGTTCCAGGTCAAAATAGATCGAGTTGACCCCATACACCATGACCATCGTTCCCAATGTGGTGATAAAAGGCGGAACATGAAACTTGGCGACGATAAAGCCGTTAATCAGGCCTACTAAAAGACCAGCCAGGATCGCCAGCAGGATCGGCACTACCATCGGCAGTTCAGGCAGATCGGGAAAAAATCGTCTCGGATAATCTTCCAACTGCAGCATGGAAGCAGACAGAACAGCTGACAGACCGACGACACGTCCTGCCGATAAGTCTACGCCCCCCGATATGAGAACAAAAGCTGCTCCCAAGGCGATAATCACTCGTGTAGACGATTGCAGCAGGATGTCACGAATGGTTGTAACAGCTAAAAAACGTGGA contains these protein-coding regions:
- the mglC gene encoding galactose/methyl galactoside ABC transporter permease MglC, translated to MVSLRANKIQGFVSQYAIFIVLLVLIIGIAVWDPRFLAVTTIRDILLQSSTRVIIALGAAFVLISGGVDLSAGRVVGLSAVLSASMLQLEDYPRRFFPDLPELPMVVPILLAILAGLLVGLINGFIVAKFHVPPFITTLGTMVMVYGVNSIYFDLEPNQSQPIGGLREDFSNLGTGFIGPNGPYSLPYIVLIAAAVCFLVWIVFNKTRLGKNMYAIGGNVQAATVSGIDVARNLMVIYAFAGALYGLGGVLEAARTGGATNNYGNMYELDAIAACVVGGVSTSGGIGTVAGIVAGVLIFGVINYGLTFIGVNPYWQLIIKGLIIVAAVAFDIRKYVAKK